One genomic segment of Mangifera indica cultivar Alphonso chromosome 6, CATAS_Mindica_2.1, whole genome shotgun sequence includes these proteins:
- the LOC123218450 gene encoding protein ROOT HAIR DEFECTIVE 3 homolog 2-like, whose product MDPCTFQLIDGDRHFQVDRLNSFVVKTKFSDHGNSYSVVSVLGPQSSGKSTLLNCLFGTNFEVMGTFGGEFQTTQGIWMARGCDIQPFTIVMDMEGTDGSVKEGDTTFDKQSALFALEISDVLMINMWWKDVGLHEAGYRELLKTVFKFMVQLFKPRKTTLLFVLRDKGTKIPFEKIETYLNRDIEKIWGGVPKPEAQINTPLNEFFKVEIIALSSYDHMEDQFKQEVDKLRQRFFSSASTSQGGQVAADRRVVSASDFSDHAQKMWNLITQIRDLNISSIQEMVSIIRCDEISKQKLDALSAAQVDKGILMGPLGVAEKFCSIMKTCLSEYDEETKYYDEGIRSAKREYLVSRALEVLQMRLSTSSATSEELKLALAGASSAAQVAAALGNLVANSLAIFGGLN is encoded by the exons ATGGATCCTTGCACCTTCCAACTCATCGACGGTGACCGCCACTTCCAGGTTGACCGTCTCAACAGCTTCGTTGTCAAAACCAAGTTTTCCGATCACGGCAACTCCTACTCTGTCGTCAGTGTCTTGGGCCCTCAAAGCAGTG GAAAAAGTACTCTATTGAATTGTCTCTTTGGTACGAATTTTGAAGTGATGGGTACTTTTGGAGGAGAGTTTCAAACTACTCAGGGAATTTGGATGGCCAGGGGTTGTGACATTCAGCCTTTCACTATAGTCATGGACATGGAAGGAACTGATGGGAGTGTAAAAGAG GGTGACACTACATTCGATAAACAAAGTGCACTGTTTGCTTTGGAAATTTCCGATGTTCTTATGATCAACAT GTGGTGGAAAGATGTCGGTCTACATGAGGCTGGCTATAGAGAACTTCTGAAAACCGTTTTTAAg TTCATGGTGCAGCTGTTTAAGCCACGTAAAACAactcttttgtttgttttgcgTGATAAGGGGACCAAG ATTCCATTCGAGAAAATCGAGACTTATCTTAATAGAGACATTGAGaag ATATGGGGCGGAGTTCCAAAACCCGAAGCCCAAATAAATACTCCTCTCAATGAGTTTTTCAAA GTGGAGATCATTGCGTTGTCTTCCTATGATCATATGGAGGATCAGTTTAAGCAAGAG GTTGACAAACTGAGGCAGCGATTTTTTAGCTCCGCCTCCACCTCTCAAGGAGGACAAGTTGCCGCAGATAGACGAGTTGTTTCTGCATCGGATTTTTCTGATCATGCACAAAAGATGTGGAATCTCATAACACAAATCCGGGACCTCAATATTTCTTCCATTCAG GAAATGGTTTCCATTATTCGGTGCGATGAAATCAGCAAGCAGAAGTTGGATGCTCTATCGGCTGCTCAG GTGGATAAAGGTATTCTCATGGGGCCCCTAGGAGTTGCTGAAAAGTTTTGCTCTATTATGAAAACCTGCTTGTCAGA GTACGACGAGGAGACAAAGTATTATGACGAAGGTATAAGAAGTGCTAAAAGAGAATACTTGGTATCAAGAGCACTTGAAGTATTACAGATGCGTCTTTCAACATCTTCTGCTACGTCTGAG GAACTGAAACTAGCCCTTGCTGGGGCATCAAGCGCAGCGCAAGTTGCAGCAGCACTGGGCAACCTAGTCGCCAATAGCTTGGCCATTTTCGGTGGCCttaattga